In the Glycine max cultivar Williams 82 chromosome 6, Glycine_max_v4.0, whole genome shotgun sequence genome, tttcCTTTAAGTTTGTATGAAAATTTTTCAATGATATcttttttgtgaaattttacAGAGGCTTGAATCTGCCCTTTTTTCAAAGCTAAGTTTTTTGAATGCATGTTGATgtattaaattgttaaattttcACTAAGTGTTGATGTGTTGCCTTGTTAATTTTTGTCTAAGTCTTGTGTGTTGAATTTGATGTTTTCCATGAGTTAGGATCTGTTTGTTTATGATTGAAAGACTCAGAGAGTGTGAATCCTGGGAACTATAACTTTGGAATGTGATCTTTTAATTGGACGTCGAAAGGTGTGACCCCGAGCAACTGTTGCATGTGATGTGTTGTGGACGATAATGATTTATGTGTTAAGGTCTGTGTGGATGGATATAGGGACTCGAGCATAAGTCCTAGTGTCAACTAGGACCCCATTCTAGTAGGCACATGGTGTCTCGAAAGATGTGCACCTTTGTGGGATCGATGTAGGGATTGAAGCACAAGTCCCATTTTGGACTATAACCCCATTCTAGTGGACATTGTGTGTGTCGAACGACATGCAATGCTTTGTGCTAGTTCACAGGAACTCGAGAATGAGTGCCCATGTGACTAAGGTGTTTTCATTGAGAGAATAATGCACTTGAGAGATGTGCAAGTGGACTTAAAATCGCAGCAGAATATAGAGATTTTCTTCAAGATAGTCAAATGGGGGGCATGCTGGATGTTGTGAGAGCTCGCTAGATGGAGATCGATTGGCGGTTTCCAACATGAGGTGTGGATGAAAtccctattttgtgatgatATTATGTCTGGATGCTTCTTGAGCTTGCTTTTCCTTTTGATGTCATTTTGTTCCTGTGCAGCCAGGCCCATAGTGACAATAAAGTGAACACTTAATGAGGCGTGTGTTGATGAGTAAGTCCTCAAAGTTTGGGATGACCTTATAGAGTGACACTTAAGGAATGTTCGCTGACTTATTTCTTGGGGATGTGGCGCTGAGTTTGTGGTCATATTTTCCTCAATGTTGACTTGGCAATCCCAAAAAATACGAGACATAGGCGGCTTGTGAGAGCTTGCCATTATACCATGGTGAGGGCATACTcttgaaaatcatccaagctaAATTGTTATAAGATCACTGTGTTCTGGGAGTTCCAATGACAGCTGACCAGTGTGTTATATATGTTGAGAAAGTAAGATGTGATGCCTTAATATGCATGTGAGATCCGGTAGATAACCACAACACAATGCTTGTTAGTCATGTGTATTTTGACTCATGTTAGGGTTTTTTGTGTCTTGGTTGACGAAGTGGAAAGACGCACcccttatgtttttattttaggatCATACGACGGGCAGAGAGACAACTCTCCATCTCGAGGATGAGTGCACTTGAAGGTGGCGGATACCCAACGTGAGAGGTGTGGATCACTTTCTTAGGTATCCCAGTTATGTGCAAACACCTGCTGAATTATTATTGGGTGTAGTTTCCATATTGGGTTTGGTGTTAGAGATGATTGCTTTGAGTCTAGGACCTTTACTTCTATATGTACTTATTCTTGGTAGGCCTAGCATCAGACTTTTACTTGTATGTTCAGTCATTTTCGCTTACTCATGcattaattacatatatttcagcaattaaagtttatttcatttgtattttctttcatctaaaAAGGGTGTATGGTTATatccaaaaatgattttttgcaCTCATTAAAGTATATTGATAGATGCATTTTTTTACCAAGAAAattatcttttgtcatgactTGCAagtaataaagaaataaaaagaaaaataaaagaaaaggaaaaaaaattactcatgtTTTCCCAAAGTAAAATGCTTTCCTGACTATATTAAATAACACAGTTATCTAATCAGAGTTTAAATAAAGGAAAAGTGCAATATTATTCATACTagattttagggtgttacaaCCTTCACCACAAGCAAAACGAGACCAAAGACCGAGGCAGACCTAAAGCAAACAAGACAAGGAAATGATAAAGCACTTAGAAAGTGTGTCGGGAGAGCTCGGATATTATTCTATGCTAagttttcataatttaataatataagaaGTAAAAAGAGGTAATATCCTATAGGGTATTACATCTAACACCTCCTTATTTTTGTAACATTCTATTTGCCAGAGTCATAGTCAACTCGGGATGTTTGGGTTGTTACGCTTTTAAGTTGAAAGAGTTATGTCCTGACTATCAGTAATAACTTTTGGTCCAATGCTAAGTGCTCGATCCAACATCTCCTCCATGAGTACCTGATTTCCATTATTGTAAAGGGAAGATCTACCCAAATATGAACTCACATATATCTTTTGATatgattctatatatatatatatatatatatatatatatatatatatatatatatatataaaatattgcaTATTTGTGTTCTTTGTTAGCATTTTGTATCTTTtcttaatgtttattttggaaGTGATCAATCATAACACAATTTTGCTGAGAGACACTTTTATTATCTTGaactaaacaataaaaatggAAGGAGTTAAGAGTTTCAAATATcacattttagtatttttacacttttaatatttcttaaaggtttaattacatttgttttcatcttattttgaaaattttgtacaTTTTATTCCTAATTGCATATAACATGTTAGTGACATTATCAACATGAAATGTTAGTATCATGTGTATTGTCACCTCAACAACAGTACATATTAGTAATATTAGAACATTatattaatagttaaaattgTCATGTTAGAATTAACTAATGAAATTGGAGGAAAGATAGGATTAATTGGAtggttaaaaagaataaaagaatcgAAAAGTTGTGATCTTTGATTCTTCCTGCTAACAAaccaataaataatatttgcgATAAAAACAACTAATGACCCTGGATGAATAATTAACCAACAGACAAAAGTTGCttttttaagggaaaaaaaCAAAGGCTAAGAATCTATCCATTTAAGTAAACGGataaaaatatggattaaacCTTTAATTAATCCATATAAAAACACCTCTAATCAAAATCACCCCACTTCACTTTGCCATGTTCATCGTCCGCTTTTGTACCAAAATGGTGCAATATGTTTCATAAATTACCAAAATAGATAGATCAATCTTTCGAAAGATAAATTCAATATGAAGAAATTGTATTTTCAAAAATGATTTCACTTTTtcagattttgttttttttttttataaaaaataattgtttctttAGCCATTATAAAATTGacatttgtttgtttctttatgtAACAAAATAATTCGTGATACTTTTAGAAGCAATGTGTTGGGGTTTTAAACCGTcataatttgtttataaaataattgaaaaaatgaaatcatcTTTGAAAGcatgatttttttcatattgaaaTTATCTTTCAAGAAATGATTTaccatttgattattttttttaaaaatctatccatttatgtaatttatagaaaaaaaaaatcaccatttTAGTAAAAAAGCCGTTCATCGTCAGCTTCGTCAAGAATAAACAACTTTTGGTCAGGTTAATTTGTGCGTCGCTGTTTCTTAGGTGCTTCTTTTTGTTCACTCATGTTTATACAGTAGCAGTTTTGCATCATGTTGGTCAAGTGACATAGACATATACTGCCTACGTGTTAAGTACaatttgcatttatttgaaGGTTACATCCAATTCGAGCATCCCTAGCTAGCTCAATTCTGGTCTGCCACAGCTAGCTTATAACCCCACCTATTCCTCAGAAGCAGCATAAAGGTCAAAAAGCATTCACGTTAACATGTGCTACAACTACAACTACAATAGTAAATCAAATGTGACGTACCTGCACGGCTGCACCATAAGGTAATAAACaaagagtaaattacactagtgatatttgaattatattattttttaattttagataattacactttttttctcttttgaagATAACATACGTATATCATACTTAATTTATGGTTTATGCTAATATAGACCAAGaatttatgattatgaatgaatctaataaaaatgtttttcttttacagCTTTCAGAGtgattatttcaataaaataaaaaaggtaaacaaTGATATTAATAGTTTTACATTTTGATTTAAATCATTATTTCTTCCTCTAAACCCTCACAAATTCGATATATGTATCGTTACCCCAAATACAAATTGACCAATGATAGTTAATTGACAAATCAATTCTTGATCAACTTCATTTAAATGTAAGCATACtaatagctagctagtttcacttaattgaaaaaattattacggggtgatataaaattagttttcaaatGCACATTGTAGTACGTACGTAAATAAAAGAGAACCATACCTTCAGCTTTGAAAACATTGTCTTGATGCCGTAGAATCATATCGGCAATTCCTACGTGGAGCCCTCGGAAAGACAAACAAGAAGAATAATGAATGGGCCTTACCCTGTCCGGTAATACACCATTATAAGTCATGGGGATGATTTTAAAGTGGGGAACTGCCAAATTGTTGCTTAAAAATAATGGGGCATGGCATGCTCATCAAAACCCTTCTGGCTTTTCGAGACTCTATTTTTTCGTCTTCGTCCTGCCCTTCATCAATCAACAAGGGTCCCATCCCTTTAAGAGTAGTCAATTATACTAGCAGAATTATGCAAGTCCTCTTTTGGTTTTTTACCCTCTCTGTCTATGCTCTCGTGACTTGGCAAAACCCAATTTAGCCCCAAAATATGTTTGGCACCTATTAGTAAGGTCATTAAGTTAGTGTGATAACTTAGAATATTGACGAAATTAGCtcaataattaattgaaagttgaaaaattagcttatagttgaaaattaattaaaaactataaaatcatcttattaaatcataaatatttaataaaattatttgttgaaataactcgaaaatataaaattacataaaaaataaaaaattataaaaatttaccttaaataaaaaagattacaaagaaaatctaataaatattcaaggaaaaaaaatatataaaatatataaactaaaaattagtattttaaaaaaagttatttcaaGTAacgtttcaaattttttttcaattagtaaaaaaatataaaaaataacaaaaatattttgtgaaataCACTCTTAGTTGAAGTGTCATTTTGGtctaataaaatactttttaaggGTCAAAAGTAAAACCTTTTAAACTtaagagattattttttttttttaaatgtagataaggatccaaaattttattttaccctTTTCTATACCATTTAACTTGTAGCGTAAGTGGAAGGAATAAGAAGAATCATAAATAAgagtttttgttgaaaaaaaaatatatatttgcatttaatgactttcatatatttttaaaataataatgagtAAAAgagtgaataaataaatttatcatttaattatttcactataaatttgtaatcattttttttcttatgagcaatttgtaattaattaaaagcatatatataatattgcaTCATTATCACAATATATTCCaaactattttatttgtaattaaatagtgcatgaaacataattaaataatattataattacatcTTTATCActgtttattattatagtttgtgtatattcttttttataataaagataTGTAATGGTCTGGAGATAacatattatgtattttattaaatataatgtttaaATTCGCAATATATAATGACCTTTATACCTTCGTTTATTTACATACGGAATGTTTaaactatataatttttttgtaatactTCTTTTGTCTTATTATAAGTGTGGTTCTacgttatttaaaaaaaaaatatggacaaaagaataataattttataaaattaactttataattattaaaaaaatattttttattggttatgattaatattataactaacataaatacaaaaatataattaatgttagattaaaaaattaaaataattattatgacacaaagaaaatatatatatatatatatatatatatatatatatatattatatcctgatatttataaataaggttaaattactgatttgtatatagttttatggtttttatctttttagttcctatcatttatattttaattctattttagttCATGTAGTTTAAAAGTAttctttttaattcctataatttatattttaattctcttttagtcctataatttgaaaattataaggactaaattaaaaagtaataatcataaaattatagaaattaaaaagaatatttttaaactacaatgactaaaagagaattaaaatataaattatagaaaataaaaaaaccaatttcaaactattatgaactaaaaaatgaaattataaggatcaaatgaataatttaacctatAAACGATTTgtggaagacaaaaaaaaaagtggggaaCGTGGTTTCTCATGATAGGAAATATGATTTACTTTGTTCAACCATGCAATCCCCAGTGGATATATTCACATTCTATCTATCAAACTTATCGTATAAAACAATATCCtcgatatatatattatcatctaTAGAAAATCATATGATTAATATtcgaaaatatataaaatcctCATGATATAATACTACCATCTGCTTATATTTCTAGTTaggaaaaaaacaaagcaattaaggttTTGTTTTGAGGTCAGAATATCTTTGACACTTTGTTCTTCCCCAACTATATATTATCCAATAAGCTATAGCAAACTAGAAAGGCTACATAGGTAGCAATAAGAGCTGCAGAGAGAACCAGAGAAGTCTCGATCACATATCTTGCAGCAAGAATTAGCAGTACATGTGGGCTTAATGTGAAAAATCTTAaaacttgagtttttttttttcagaagtgAAGAAGGGTGAAAAAAGGGCCTGTTTGTTTCTCATGAAgcgacaaaaaattaaaatgatgttAAAAGCTAAATCAGGTAATGAAGAGGTCCTATTTAAACAATGGGCCTTATATTCTCTCCAGTTTTGTAGCCTGTAGCAATTCTGCACATTTTGCATTTAAGGCTATGTCTTTATATTTAATGACCGATGCAGAGAAAAGTaattaatgatgatgatgatcgcATCTTCTTCTCTTAGTATATTATTGAAATCCTCAAGTgaacaacaacagcaaccccTTGTCCTTTCAAATTCAAGGGAACTGTGGTagaaaaagtatatatttatgctttttgtttcactttcatCGAcagcttctctctctctctctctttctctctctctctctgcttcTGCTGCCGCAATAGGTAAGTCAGATAACAATTAATGAGTTATGTAGATTTTCCAGGTGGTGTGGTGAGGTGAGTCTCATCCATGCCATGCCATGCCATTCATTAATAAGACGATATATTGCTAAGTGGCTTTTGTGGCTGCAATCTGGCTTTATCCTTtctatatggaaaaaaaaaaaaaaaatctgattttgGGGTCAGAGAGATGAAAGGATAAGAGTTTTTTCAGGTGTCAagaaaaagctcttttttcACCTCTATTTGAGAAATAtgctttatattatattatatagataGTTCATgttcacttaaatttttttctacagTTTCTACATGCTTTGGTTTGTTTAGTGTTTTACCCTTCTCAAAAACTAACTAATTAACCTACACTTTTTTCCTTCTAGCTATGGAGCCACCTATGTTGGGGGGTGAAGAGGAATGTCACAGCAATGAATCTGGATGGACCATGTACATAGGGTCCCCCAGAGACGAGGATGCACAACattgtgatgatgatgatcatcatcatcatagcTTCCTAGAAGaagattatgattatgaatcagcagcagcagcagcacaaCATTGtgatgttgaaagtgacgattCCATGGCTTCTGATGCATCTTCTGGCCCGAGTAAATCAAAGGAGCAAGTGAATAAGAAGGACAACAAGTATTATTGCTCAGAAAAAAAggtggaaaagaaaaatgagatcatGGCTTTCAATAGCAAAGAAAAGGCTCCTGCAGCAGTTCATCAGAACGATAGCAAAGTCAAggtgaataaaaattatatggtgGGAACAAGGAAATCATAGATGTGTATTAATTTGAAGCTTATATGCCTAGATATCAGGTTAATTTAATTtagcttattttcttattaggttttaattactttttttttctgtcacAAATTACTATATATGCACTGTATTTCATTTCTTAGGCCGCATTAATTAGTAtgcatttgtttaattaatttctaaatatttCCACTTCTTTTTCATGTGTGCTACTACACAGTCTACACTAtagtttgtgtatgtatgagAAAGATGAACACTAGGTTATGACGTGTACGAGGAGTTTGAACTGTGAGTCAAATTACTCTacaataatagtaatatttatttttatcctcttTAAACAAGGCAAAGCTAGAATATACCCCCAATTACATGGATGGCGACTGAGCACCGAAACTCGGTTAGTTGATTTAGTCAAGAAAGTAGTTGAAATAggggaaaatgaaaatagttaaatatatatactattttcttctttttttaaaaaaataaaactgtatttgatttgattacATATTCATTTGTGAAGTTCCctttaatagaaaaagagactaTATCTTTATCCttgcttaaaaaacaaaaaaatacgaatccttataaaatatcaataactaCTAGGAAAATGTTACATTAGATTATATGGAAGAGTTTTAGAAATACCTGAatccataatgattgatcaaacaaacgcAGTAGAATTTGAATCCGTAAGTGATTTCGGATTTATGTACTCTTTTTAGGATTTGTTATGGAATGCTGTAGAGATTACGGATAATCGACTAATAGCGTAACCGGTGGCTTCATGGTTCTTCCTCAATCGAAGCCTTTTTAATCCTCAATAGGACTTTCGTAACTCTTCTAATGGGAAGAAGAGAAACTATATGTAACGGCTCGA is a window encoding:
- the LOC100783203 gene encoding protein SOB FIVE-LIKE 4 isoform X2, with the translated sequence MKRQKIKMMLKAKSAMEPPMLGGEEECHSNESGWTMYIGSPRDEDAQHCDDDDHHHHSFLEEDYDYESAAAAAQHCDVESDDSMASDASSGPSKSKEQVNKKDNKYYCSEKKVEKKNEIMAFNSKEKAPAAVHQNDSKVKVNKNYMVGTRKS
- the LOC100783203 gene encoding protein SOB FIVE-LIKE 4 isoform X1, whose product is MLFVSLSSTASLSLSLSLSLSASAAAIAMEPPMLGGEEECHSNESGWTMYIGSPRDEDAQHCDDDDHHHHSFLEEDYDYESAAAAAQHCDVESDDSMASDASSGPSKSKEQVNKKDNKYYCSEKKVEKKNEIMAFNSKEKAPAAVHQNDSKVKVNKNYMVGTRKS
- the LOC100783203 gene encoding protein SOB FIVE-LIKE 4 isoform X3; this encodes MEPPMLGGEEECHSNESGWTMYIGSPRDEDAQHCDDDDHHHHSFLEEDYDYESAAAAAQHCDVESDDSMASDASSGPSKSKEQVNKKDNKYYCSEKKVEKKNEIMAFNSKEKAPAAVHQNDSKVKVNKNYMVGTRKS